CCGCCGTCTAGGCCGAAAGGACGAAGAATGCGCAGAACCAGAGCCACCATCGCCCGCGCCATGGTCCTCATCCTCGGAGGCGTGTCGCTATTCGCGGCGCTCACCCCGACCGCCGCCTCGGCAGCCACTCCCAGGAACGGCATCTGCGAACCCGGCGAGATCTGCTTCTACTGGGGCCTCGGAAAGACGGGGTCGCTCTCCGACTTCACCGGATCGCTCGCGAACTACGGCGCGACCCAACCCAGCTGCTACGACTTCAAATCGCCGGGCCTCGGGCAGGGCCAGTGCCTGAAGAACAACGCCGCCTCGGCGTGGAACCGTAGTGGCCGCACTGTCCGCGTCTACTACAACAGCAACTACGCCGGCTCGTACGACGACGTGGCCGCCGGTGCGCTGCGGAACCTGAGCAACACCCTCCTCGACAACGCCTCACACAAGTTCCTCTGAGCCCCAGCCAACCCGCTCAGCGTTCGGCGCCGGAGCCTCTTCCGGCGCCGAACGGGCACACCCATCGTGGAACATCCACCAGTGCCCGATGACCAACCTTCACGCACGCAAGGAATCTCCGACCCGGAGAGGAGTTCGCCGTGGTGCCCTTCGGCGATGCGCTGCTCGGCTGGCTCGTCTCGGCTGCCGGCACAGAAATGTTCCGTCGACTGCGTGGCGACCGCGTCAAGCCGGCCATGCGGATGGTCGTGGCGGACGCTGTCGACACGACCCTCATCGAGATCATCGGAAAGAATACCCAGCGCGCACAGGGTCCAGCGCGGGAATTGCGCCGCGCGCTATTGAGCCGTCGTGACGGTATCAGCGTGATCCAGGTGAGCGATCGTGCGGAACTGGCGACGGCGCTGCGCAAATGGCTCGACGTCACCGCCGGCCGGGGACCCGAGCAGGGCTGGCCCGCGACGCCGGAAGTCGTCGCGGAGTGTCTGGCTCGTAACATCGTCGCGGGAATTCACGGAAACGCACGTGCCGGCGGTGTTCTCGCGCCGCTGTCGGAGTGGTTGTGGCGCAACGAGGCCGTCGAGATCCTGGGCCACATCAGGTACAAGGTGGACCAGATGCCGCTTCCAGATCGTTCCCGCGGTCACCTGCCTGGGCAGATGCCGGACTTCACCGGCCGCAGCCGGGCCGTCGAGGAACTGTCCGAGAGACTGGCCGCGCACGATCCCTCTGGCACCGTCGTCTCGATCAGTTCGGTGACCGGAATGGCCGGCGTGGGCAAGACAGCCCTTGCGCTGCACGTCGCGCACCGCTTCGCGGCGAGGTATCCGGACGGCCAGTTCTTCATAGACCTCCACGGTTACACACCCGGCCTGCCTCCGGTCACCCCGCTCGTGGCGCTGGAACAGTTGCTCGACCAGGCCGGTGTGCCCAGCCACAGCATCCCCCCTGACCTGGAGCGTCGGCAGGCTCG
Above is a window of Verrucosispora sp. NA02020 DNA encoding:
- a CDS encoding peptidase inhibitor family I36 protein, which codes for MRRTRATIARAMVLILGGVSLFAALTPTAASAATPRNGICEPGEICFYWGLGKTGSLSDFTGSLANYGATQPSCYDFKSPGLGQGQCLKNNAASAWNRSGRTVRVYYNSNYAGSYDDVAAGALRNLSNTLLDNASHKFL